In one window of Ferrovum sp. PN-J185 DNA:
- a CDS encoding NAD(P)/FAD-dependent oxidoreductase, with amino-acid sequence MSPPNVAVIGAGLAGLSAAYYLQKQGFSVTVFEKKLNFGGRLGCFSDVELEVDAGAQYFTVRSPVTQFLLDKWVKQGLVQRWNPKIKVIGHRTKDVHAVANHLVERWVAQPTMAALMQFFVEDVDLRCQHEVSQLIKINANQWQLQFTDESVSEDVFDRVLCALPAPIVTQLVSTLQPSWLPLLDKVVFLPTQGALLNFVEQPDFDAAFINQGSLRWLANNSSKPGRRAGLPWTLHFDQQWSVINSAIGIDDFISFVIKQWRELNQPSEIRDIMPFSWQHAISLNQALPSSLWDNALRLGAVGDWQMGGRVEGAILSGYHLSQRLQQG; translated from the coding sequence ATGAGCCCTCCAAACGTTGCTGTTATTGGCGCTGGTTTAGCCGGGTTGAGTGCAGCTTATTATTTGCAAAAACAAGGGTTTTCTGTAACTGTTTTTGAAAAAAAGTTGAATTTTGGCGGCAGGTTAGGTTGTTTTTCTGATGTAGAACTTGAGGTTGATGCGGGTGCGCAATATTTCACAGTACGCTCACCTGTCACCCAATTTTTACTAGATAAATGGGTAAAGCAGGGTCTTGTTCAGCGTTGGAATCCCAAGATTAAAGTGATAGGTCATAGAACTAAAGACGTCCATGCAGTTGCCAATCACTTAGTGGAGCGTTGGGTAGCACAACCCACTATGGCTGCACTTATGCAGTTTTTTGTAGAGGATGTTGACCTACGTTGTCAGCATGAGGTCAGTCAACTCATTAAGATTAATGCTAATCAATGGCAGCTACAATTTACTGATGAGAGTGTCAGTGAAGACGTGTTTGATAGGGTGTTGTGTGCCCTACCAGCTCCTATAGTTACTCAACTCGTTAGTACTCTTCAACCTAGTTGGTTGCCCTTATTAGACAAGGTGGTGTTTTTACCAACACAAGGGGCGTTGTTAAACTTTGTTGAACAACCTGATTTTGATGCCGCATTCATTAATCAAGGAAGCTTACGCTGGCTTGCTAATAACAGTTCTAAACCAGGACGAAGAGCCGGATTACCGTGGACACTTCATTTTGATCAACAATGGAGCGTAATCAATAGCGCCATTGGGATAGATGACTTCATCTCTTTTGTCATCAAGCAATGGCGAGAACTCAATCAACCTAGTGAAATTAGAGATATCATGCCCTTTTCATGGCAGCATGCTATATCTCTTAACCAAGCCTTGCCTTCAAGCTTGTGGGATAACGCACTTAGGCTTGGTGCCGTGGGAGATTGGCAAATGGGTGGACGAGTGGAGGGGGCGATATTATCTGGTTACCACCTTAGCCAACGACTCCAACAAGGGTGA
- a CDS encoding cryptochrome/deoxyribodipyrimidine photo-lyase family protein, translated as MDSVVWFKKDLRIHDHEALRQALLASRVFCLYILDPQQWQQPDQSAQHYEFTLASLRDLYRQIQELGGYLHILTGDAVAVLTHVHSLNPFSTLYSHEETGNNWSYQRDKQVAKWCDDMGIIWHQFQQFGVVRRLRSRDEWQDAWEAHMSRPLQILPETHNGSWWSKDSLREIRIPTSKELGFEAVDMHVRPRAGRHHALAAWQHFLELGSKRYRGGISSPLSAPTACSRLSVYLSHGTISMRELVQWTRLELEGLTGSPRDIKRQGLQAFLSRLYWHCHFIQKLESEPEIEWRNMHRGYDGLRENEFDQHKLTLWQQGKTGWPLVDACMAMLIHQGWLNFRMRALLVSVASYPLWLHWRQTGLFLAQQFLDYEPGIHWSQIQMQSGTTGINIPRIYNPIKQAKDHDPRGEFVRRWCPYLKRVPDTWIFEPWRMPQSLQDKLGVYVGRDIPRPIVDYENSIREAKTKLFERRQSVQVIKKVGDVVERHGSRKRTTNRARNKPISTSSHLQLGFEFDEGR; from the coding sequence ATGGATAGCGTTGTTTGGTTTAAAAAAGATTTACGTATTCACGACCATGAAGCTTTACGGCAGGCTTTACTGGCCTCTCGTGTTTTTTGTCTCTATATTCTCGACCCCCAGCAATGGCAGCAACCGGACCAATCCGCCCAACACTATGAATTTACCCTTGCTTCATTAAGGGATTTATATCGGCAAATTCAGGAGTTAGGAGGCTATTTACATATTCTCACTGGTGACGCGGTTGCGGTATTAACCCATGTTCACTCTCTAAACCCTTTCTCCACTCTCTATTCTCATGAGGAGACAGGTAACAATTGGAGTTATCAGCGCGATAAACAGGTGGCTAAATGGTGTGACGATATGGGTATCATTTGGCATCAGTTTCAACAGTTTGGTGTAGTAAGGAGATTGCGCTCGCGGGATGAGTGGCAAGATGCTTGGGAGGCGCATATGAGTCGTCCGCTCCAGATTTTGCCTGAGACTCATAATGGTTCCTGGTGGAGTAAGGATAGCCTGAGAGAAATTCGTATTCCAACATCAAAAGAATTGGGTTTTGAGGCTGTTGATATGCACGTTCGCCCCCGTGCGGGGCGTCATCATGCTTTAGCCGCATGGCAACATTTTCTGGAATTAGGCTCTAAACGCTATCGAGGCGGTATCTCTTCACCGCTATCAGCGCCCACAGCCTGCTCACGACTATCCGTTTATTTAAGTCACGGCACTATTAGTATGCGCGAGCTCGTTCAATGGACGCGTTTAGAGCTTGAAGGGCTAACAGGCTCACCAAGAGATATAAAGCGTCAGGGCTTACAAGCCTTTTTAAGTCGCTTATATTGGCACTGCCATTTCATTCAAAAGCTTGAGAGTGAACCCGAAATTGAATGGCGTAATATGCATCGTGGTTACGATGGACTTCGTGAAAATGAGTTTGATCAACATAAACTCACTCTGTGGCAACAGGGTAAAACAGGCTGGCCATTGGTTGATGCGTGTATGGCCATGTTAATTCATCAGGGCTGGTTAAATTTTAGGATGCGTGCATTACTGGTATCTGTAGCCTCCTATCCGTTATGGTTACATTGGCGCCAGACTGGATTATTCTTGGCTCAGCAATTTCTTGATTATGAGCCGGGTATTCATTGGAGCCAAATACAGATGCAATCAGGCACCACAGGCATTAATATTCCGCGTATTTATAATCCCATTAAACAAGCCAAAGACCATGATCCACGAGGCGAGTTTGTTAGACGCTGGTGTCCTTATCTTAAACGTGTACCTGATACATGGATATTTGAACCCTGGCGTATGCCACAGTCTTTACAGGATAAGTTGGGGGTTTATGTAGGTAGGGATATTCCTCGACCTATCGTTGATTATGAAAATAGTATTCGCGAAGCTAAAACTAAATTGTTCGAACGTCGTCAGAGTGTTCAAGTTATAAAAAAGGTAGGGGATGTGGTTGAGCGACATGGTTCAAGAAAACGAACCACTAATCGAGCGCGTAATAAACCAATATCCACCTCCAGCCATTTACAATTGGGATTCGAATTCGATGAAGGGCGTTAA
- a CDS encoding DUF2256 domain-containing protein: MKGVKKEHLPVKICSVCQRPFTWRKKWAKVWDEVKYCSERCRHSKIK; this comes from the coding sequence ATGAAGGGCGTTAAAAAAGAACATTTGCCGGTTAAAATCTGTAGTGTCTGCCAAAGACCTTTTACCTGGAGAAAAAAATGGGCCAAGGTGTGGGACGAGGTGAAATATTGCTCTGAGCGTTGCCGCCATAGTAAAATTAAATAA
- a CDS encoding DASH family cryptochrome — translation MIQRAIYWFRRDCRLEDNPLLHQALTECREVLPVYIENSRFQDHTEWGFVRQAEHNRAFKSHILAHLRTQLERQGSVLWQTNGDPVVCLVEWCREFGIQRIYAETIAAEEEEQEIRALVKQGIEVITVFQSTMIDKALVKQVLSYFPMSFTRFRQKIEAQNVRFTAPQHNQLPPLHVADEWRNSEFAQNTLSSTQAYSIDPRTSLPVHNGLWLTDYKKITTYITEDYFKGGYASSYKATRNQLQGIHYSSKWSVWLAHGILSARTLMVYVDEFENQSGANESTYWLWFELLWRDYFRFLFYQRKTNLFLFQGLTVNSQAQPPAFNQQQFFAWSHGQTGVDLIDAAMRELYHTGYLSNRLRQVVASFWLNEYQGDWRVGASWFESQLIDYDVYSNYGNWLYIAGKGTDPRGGRHFNIQKQTDEYDPDGRYRQTWLR, via the coding sequence ATGATACAAAGAGCAATTTACTGGTTTCGTCGCGACTGTCGTCTAGAAGACAACCCTTTACTTCATCAAGCGCTCACTGAGTGTCGAGAAGTGTTACCCGTCTATATCGAAAACTCCCGATTTCAAGATCATACTGAATGGGGTTTTGTCCGTCAGGCAGAGCACAATCGCGCTTTCAAGAGCCACATACTGGCACATCTTCGTACGCAATTAGAAAGACAGGGAAGTGTATTATGGCAAACTAATGGTGACCCGGTGGTCTGCTTAGTTGAGTGGTGTAGAGAGTTTGGTATTCAGCGGATTTATGCAGAAACCATTGCCGCTGAGGAAGAGGAACAAGAGATTCGTGCTTTAGTAAAGCAGGGTATTGAAGTCATTACTGTATTTCAGTCCACCATGATTGATAAGGCCTTGGTTAAACAGGTGCTGAGTTATTTTCCGATGAGTTTCACTCGTTTTCGGCAAAAGATTGAAGCGCAAAACGTTCGTTTTACAGCCCCACAACACAATCAATTACCTCCTTTACATGTGGCAGATGAATGGCGTAATAGTGAGTTTGCCCAGAATACGCTGTCTAGTACCCAAGCGTATTCAATTGATCCACGCACATCTCTTCCTGTGCACAATGGACTGTGGTTAACGGATTATAAAAAAATCACGACCTATATTACTGAAGATTATTTCAAAGGAGGGTATGCCTCCTCTTATAAAGCGACTCGTAATCAATTACAGGGTATTCATTATTCTTCTAAATGGTCGGTATGGCTCGCCCACGGCATCCTTTCAGCACGCACACTCATGGTTTATGTTGATGAGTTTGAGAATCAATCGGGTGCGAATGAGAGCACCTATTGGCTGTGGTTTGAGTTACTGTGGCGTGATTACTTTCGTTTTCTGTTTTATCAACGAAAGACTAATTTGTTTTTATTTCAAGGTTTGACTGTTAATAGTCAGGCTCAACCTCCCGCTTTTAATCAGCAACAGTTTTTTGCTTGGAGTCATGGTCAAACTGGCGTTGATCTTATTGATGCGGCCATGCGTGAGCTCTACCATACGGGTTATTTATCCAATCGACTAAGACAAGTGGTAGCAAGTTTCTGGTTAAATGAATATCAAGGTGATTGGCGTGTGGGGGCAAGCTGGTTTGAGTCTCAACTGATTGATTATGATGTATATAGCAATTATGGCAACTGGCTTTATATTGCGGGTAAAGGAACCGATCCTCGTGGTGGTCGGCACTTTAACATACAAAAACAAACCGATGAGTACGATCCTGATGGACGCTATCGGCAAACATGGCTACGGTGA
- a CDS encoding cupredoxin domain-containing protein codes for MKNIMSLCVLLSITQALSAYAQDSYILTITDKGIEPQTIDIPAGQKVPLIVKNLTSEPVELEGKAFASEIVAPPKGQAKEYVGPYSAGEYGFYNDYNRKEVGIVRSH; via the coding sequence ATGAAAAACATCATGTCACTGTGTGTTCTTTTATCCATAACCCAAGCTTTATCAGCTTACGCCCAAGACAGTTATATATTAACCATTACCGACAAGGGGATTGAACCGCAAACGATTGATATACCAGCGGGTCAAAAAGTCCCTTTAATTGTGAAAAATCTTACCTCTGAACCGGTTGAGTTAGAAGGAAAAGCCTTTGCGTCTGAAATAGTTGCACCACCTAAAGGACAGGCAAAAGAGTATGTGGGGCCTTATAGCGCAGGGGAGTACGGCTTTTATAACGATTACAACAGAAAAGAAGTAGGTATAGTTCGTAGTCATTAA